A single window of Lutzomyia longipalpis isolate SR_M1_2022 chromosome 1, ASM2433408v1 DNA harbors:
- the LOC129796912 gene encoding protein transport protein Sec16A isoform X4: MSWQPGLPPPQSTQSVPLVPPYNQQQSQQWHQAPQQVTPTPGHLWQGNTGNPGWTDLQRQQVPGSQTHQQINTSTGGSSYQTQNMTSKHFQAAEAFESTGDAWGDWDWNDNQQQPQQNFMQQQQHHQNVSVQPQSLPMQQQSLPLMQQPQSLQAHQNYQPFPQQAPPVQSPNNNTNRFVPPVQDVNRGSPFSPPLNQFQQVQQAPQNHFNPSLPNTQGNFQSFVQPPSINQNVIEDSFSTDQGNWNWGMEAAKASPQPQEVVENQQMPENLASLPDDAKNTQATIPNPLLSRVIKSDHQLTPQWSTESQMSHSSSDRSGESENLDSRSSNTTSEEPQNDSSRSYSPKKGGDFNHQEPDKLDETLMALAAPAKVDTPKSPPLLERQTQSPGVLPTPPPAAIVQRSSPGPPPAASAPPPRSSPGPPPPSGSGQRSSERNPFKRSGMPVHKTLQFQTVPKSAVTAPKPAAAPENFFQPLPVVAQEAVNQENLIPDNAEVIPVAANQFPPARSGQEVENHEIAPNNDRNQFLETGHLAEEHLNTPAPTTSSPPSEAVDSLPPPGLSRYVLGEPEVRSTGGLDVSEPPPGLDRMVPGTDLANASNLSMERQADGQVSNLLSSTRRMVQQVPDSAPSLTERNLYLASGESDHQPQSQRVVTGDESGRVTHTFTPIVQARDHEIAIGDQRRDLEVDGENLQDQPQRIDRLRDEPIEGANTGDDDQANAAVGNNATEAESVATDTGGRKDTSNVSTCDDSDKDRNYYKSNRGRRKEKERYDSEDSEYTSDHGRRRYREGSNRDDRYERDRDKYGRYDGRDGGGRYSSREEYNRRRDDRDDIDSRRDEKGRKYRREYDRDRRDDRRKDDRYRDRDEKDRDRRRGRRYEYDEDYARRDRDRDMERDRDRRKDDRYRDEKDRDRRRPDRRYDYDDAYHRSGSRNTDRDRMREKDPRYNQQGYYQSGYGYDYSYYSQQQMQYYEALRRTNPQAYAEWYRKYYAQMQPQVAASDIPTDGRESVHSGRSSANDKERYDNSYNVEKVTEAEVARLTPKKFTNEHTNASLSAAGLLVCIKPRYTASGVSNVVKILNLGTNDATRKLFHAYPGPLVRGITHKKTVIEFCEDQIRLGPPSDTLRSRGNSMSSLCSQQSANRASFTLLWNLLILLLRQNGMVVGTDISELLMKNKSEFPYDLDGPASATKTASGRNSVQSDAKKSHEVSDAEVDESGDEPESRSKSSEERQSLTEEDVTDKFRNYLLYGNVNEALDWATDNNLWGHALFLASKVDRRSHANVMMKFANKLPLCDPLQTLYQLMSLRTPSSVTSAVDEKWGDWRPHLAMIISNTSQKPELNIKAITTLGDSLYNRGDVFGAHFCYLMAQVNFGKYRNVNQDSSQMSNTSTSPRLILLGSSPHRPFKQFATSEAIMMTEIYEYACTLNDEKFSVTEFQPFKYILASRMLDYGLQLKALLYMEQISKHIQQDPSKYEADFIERVFVMADRLKYYDPMHEKLLDDTSPDAQEGAADGQNWLNDLQSVLRQFNSGVLSYHSTSVPNLSQDPQASSTGYAQQQGIDYTKSDIDEQFREINQQFNQLNLQYQTDQQMQQQQQQNQPVSLDYTAPAMNPSDYQSQQLGDTYQNHYHSMPYGGAVDQGNPVQSMDSPNYYDPAQFGNAASLGQQQNMSENSSNFDYYGQSQTNTEMPKPQITMPNSFSNKPGFYEDTPQEGRERKQNDGAGSKGQANESAAKKGKEAAKGTAQHNNQSSGWFGGIWGKFSLKPKNQMILPDDKNPTIVWDPDKKKWVNTDGEADEAESFKPPPKMADFAAPQSNHEYSVPHPENLPQQIPQPTPQSTPAPAIVAAPLPSTDGAPVPKGNNLQSNMFKMQRNRTLKNSYVDVFNPSGAPMKSAQPVMAPTLPSVPQTGFFVPPTGSGANLSSEQADNTPQFYNPNQFGNFQQ, encoded by the exons atgtcttgGCAACCGGGGCTTCCGCCCCCGCAATCTACGCAGTCTGTGCCACTGGTGCCCCCCTATAATCAGCAGCAG TCGCAGCAGTGGCACCAGGCGCCTCAGCAGGTGACACCAACACCGGGACATTTGTGGCAGGGGAACACCGGCAACCCTGGGTGGACTGACCTGCAACGTCAGCAAGTTCCCGGCAGTCAAACACATCAGCAAATTAACACGTCAACCGGTGGATCGTCTTATCAGACGCAGAACATGACATCGAAGCACTTTCAGGCTGCGGAAGCCTTTGAAAGCACCGGGGATGCTTGGGGTGATTGGGATTGGAATGACAACCAGCAGCAACCGCAGCAGAATTttatgcagcagcagcagcaccaTCAGAATGTTTCAGTGCAGCCGCAGAGCCTCCCAATGCAGCAGCAAAGCCTCCCCCTAATGCAGCAGCCGCAGAGCCTTCAGGCACATCAAAATTACCAACCTTTTCCGCAGCAGGCACCTCCAGTTCAGAGTCCCAACAATAATACAAATAGATTTGTACCTCCTGTACAGGATGTAAATCGCGGCAGTCCCTTCAGTCCGCCTCTGAATCAATTCCAGCAGGTGCAGCAAGCGCCACAGAATCACTTCAATCCATCGCTGCCCAACACCCAAGGAAACTTCCAATCCTTTGTCCAACCGCCGTCAATCAATCAGAATGTCATTGAAGATAGCTTCTCAACGGATCAAGGCAATTGGAATTGGGGTATGGAAGCAGCAAAGGCATCTCCACAGCCACAGGAAGTCGTGGAGAATCAGCAGATGCCCGAAAATTTAGCCAGTCTACCTGATGATGCAAAAAATACTCAAGCAACTATTCCCAATCCTCTCCTGTCGCGCGTCATTAAAAGTGACCACCAGTTGACGCCGCAATGGTCGACGGAGAGTCAAATGTCGCATTCATCGAGTGATCGTTCCGGGGAGAGTGAGAATTTGGATTCCCGGAGCAGCAATACAACGTCAGAGGAGCCACAAAATGACTCCAGTCGTTCGTATTCACCCAAAAAGGGAGGAGATTTCAATCACCAAGAACCCGATAAGCTCGATGAGACTCTCATGGCACTTGCAGCTCCCGCGAAAGTGGATACCCCGAAGAGTCCTCCGCTTCTTGAGAGACAAACTCAATCCCCCGGAGTACTTCCTACACCGCCACCAGCTGCAATTGTACAGCGTTCCTCACCGGGACCTCCACCGGCGGCAAGTGCACCACCACCACGATCATCTCCCGGCCCTCCGCCTCCATCTGGCTCTGGACAGAGATCTAGCGAGAGGAATCCATTCAAGAGATCCGGAATGCCCGTACACAAGACCCTGCAATTCCAGACTGTACCCAAATCAGCGGTGACAGCTCCCAAGCCCGCAGCAGCACCGGAGAACTTCTTTCAACCCCTCCCAGTAGTGGCTCAGGAGGCTGTGAATCAGGAAAATCTCATTCCGGACAATGCAGAAGTCATCCCCGTGGCGGCAAATCAATTTCCACCCGCGCGATCGGGACAGGAGGTGGAAAATCACGAAATTGCCCCAAATAATGATCGGAATCAATTTCTCGAAACGGGACATCTGGCTGAGGAGCATCTCAACACACCTGCTCCAACAACGAGTTCTCCACCTTCCGAAGCAGTGGACAGCCTTCCCCCGCCGGGACTTTCGCGGTATGTTCTCGGGGAGCCTGAGGTTCGATCCACGGGGGGTTTAGATGTTTCCGAACCCCCACCGGGACTCGATCGAATGGTACCAGGAACGGATTTGGCGAATGCATCGAATTTGAGCATGGAACGCCAAGCAGATGGGCAGGTGTCGAATTTACTTTCATCCACGCGACGGATGGTGCAGCAAGTGCCTGATAGTGCCCCGAGTTTGACTGAGAGAAATTTGTATTTGGCATCGGGTGAAAGTGATCATCAGCCACAGAGTCAGCGTGTTGTTACGGGAGATGAGAGTGGACGTGTGACACACACCTTTACACCCATTGTCCAAGCACGCGATCATGAGATTGCCATTGGCGATCAGAGGCGCGATCTCGAGGTGGACGGAGAGAATCTGCAGGATCAACCACAGCGAATTGATCGGTTGCGCGATGAACCCATCGAGGGGGCGAATACCGGTGATGATGATCAGGCGAATGCTGCTGTGGGAAATAATGCCACAGAAGCGGAATCCGTTGCAACTGACACGGGAGGACGGAAGGATACATCGAATGTGTCCACGTGTGACGATAGTGACAAAGATCGCAACTACTACAAGTCTAATCGCGGCCGACGGAAGGAGAAGGAGCGATATGATTCGGAAGATTCGGAATATACGAGTGATCACGGGAGGCGGCGGTATAGGGAGGGCAGCAATCGAGATGATCGCTACGAGAGAGATCGTGATAAGTACGGGAGGTATGATGGTCGTGATGGAGGAGGACGATACTCCTCGCGTGAAGAATACAACCGTCGTCGTGATGATCGAGATGACATTGATTCGCGTCGTGATGAAAAGGGGCGCAAATACAGAAGGGAATACGATAGAGATCGCCGAGATGATAGGCGCAAAG atgATCGCTACAGAGATCGCGATGAGAAAGATCGTGATCGCCGTAGGGGTAGGAGATATGAGTACGATGAAGATTACGCGAGAAGAGATCGCGATCGAGACATGGAGAGGGATAGAGATCGTCGCAAAg ATGATCGCTATCGTGATGAGAAAGATCGCGATCGTAGGCGTCCAGATCGCAGGTATGACTACGATGATGCATACCATAGGAGTGGCAGTAGGAATACTGATCGTGATCGTATGCGCGAGAAGGATCCACGTTACAATCAGCAAGGATACTATCAATCAG GATACGGCTACGACTACTCCTACTATTCCCAGCAACAAATGCAATACTACGAGGCACTTCGCAGGACTAATCCTCAAGCTTATGCTGAGTGGTATCGCAAATACTATGCTCAGATGCAGCCACAAGTAGCTGCGAGTGATATCCCAACAGATGGGAGGGAATCTGTACATTCCGGACGTAGTTCAGCAAATGATAAGGAGCG atATGACAATTCGTACAACGTGGAAAAAGTAACGGAAGCAGAAGTGGCACGATTGACACCAAAGAAGTTTACGAATGAGCACACGAATGCCTCATTGTCAGCTGCTGGACTGCTGGTTTGCATTAAGCCACGTTACACGGCGTCAGGTGTGAGTAATGtggtgaaaattctcaatttggGCACGAATGATGCCACACGGAAGCTCTTTCACGCCTACCCGGGTCCTCTTGTACGTGGTATCACGCACAAGAAGACCGTCATTGAGTTCTGTGAGGATCAAATACGCCTTGGACCGCCGTCGGATACATTGCGATCCCGCGGAAACTCAATGAGTAGCCTTTGCTCACAGCAATCGGCAAATAGGGCTTCATTCACGTTACTCTGGAATTTACTTATTCTCCTTCTAAGGCAAAATGGG atGGTTGTGGGAACAGATATCTCAGAATTATTGATGAAGAATAAATCAGAATTTCCCTACGATCTCGATGGCCCGGCATCGGCTACAAAGACAGCAAGTGGCCGGAATTCCGTGCAGtcagatgcaaaaaaatcacacgaaGTAAGCGATGCGGAAGTCGATGAGAGCGGAGATGAGCCAGAGAGTCGTAGCAAATCATCTGAGGAGCGACAGAGTTTGACGGAAGAGGATGTAACTGATAAATTTCGCAACTATCTCCTCTATGGGAATGTCAATGAAGCCCTCGATTGGGCTACGGATAACAATTTATGGGGTCATGCTCTGTTTCTCGCCTCGAAAGTTGATCGTCGATCTCATGCCAATGTTATGatgaaatttgcaaataagcTCCCCCTTTGTGATCCCCTGCAGACCCTGTATCAGCTAATGAGCCTCCGAACACCGTCCTCCGTGACGAGTGCTGTTGATGAGAAATGGGGCGATTGGAGGCCACATTTAGCCATGATTATCTCAAACACCTCTCAAAAGCCAGAGCTCAATATTAAAGCCATCACGACCCTCGGGGATTCCCTCTACAATCGAGGAGATGTGTTTGGGGCGCATTTTTGCTACCTCATGGCTCAGGTGAATTTCGGAAAGTACCGCAATGTCAATCAGGATTCGTCACAAATGTCCAATACGTCAACTTCTCCGCGTCTTATCCTCCTTGGGTCATCTCCGCATCGTCCCTTTAAGCAATTTGCCACATCTGAGGCGATCATGATGACGGAGATCTACGAATATGCATGCACACTGAATGATGAGAAGTTCTCAGTGACGGAATTTCAGCCATTTAAGTATATTTTGGCATCCCGAATGCTCGACTATGGGCTGCAGCTGAAGGCACTTCTGTACATGGAGCAAATTTCAAAGCACATCCAACAAGATCCAAGCAAATATGAAGCTGATTTCATTGAGAGGGTCTTTGTGATGGCTGATCGTCTCAAGTACTATGATCCAATGCATGAAAAACTACTCGATGACACGTCTCCGGATGCCCAGGAAGGTGCTGCAGATGGACAAAATTGGCTCAATGATCTTCAATCGGTGCTACGGCAATTCAAT AGTGGAGTCCTTTCGTATCACTCCACATCGGTGCCGAATTTGTCTCAGGATCCACAAGCAAGTAGTACAGGTTATGCACAACAGCAGGGTATTGATTACACAAAATCCGACATTGATGAACAATTCAGGGAGATAAATCAGCAATTTAATCAACTTAATCTTCAGTATCAGACTGATCAACAAatgcaacagcagcagcaacagaaTCAACCTGTTTCACTTGACTACACAGCACCGGCAATGAATCCTTCAGACTATCAGTCCCAACAGTTGGGGGATACGTATCAAAATCACTACCATTCAATGCCCTATGGGGGTGCTGTTGATCAGGGAAATCCAGTGCAATCAATGGATAGTCCCAATTACTATGACCCCGCACAGTTTGGCAATGCCGCATCACTGGGCCAGCAACAGAATATGTCGGAGAATTCATCAAATTTCGACTACTACGGCCAATCCCAGACAAATACCGAG ATGCCAAAACCACAAATAACAATgccaaattctttttcaaacaaaCCCGGCTTCTACGAGGATACACCGCAGGAGGGTAGGGAGCGGAAGCAAAATGATGGGGCCGGAAGCAAGGGTCAGGCAAATGAGAGTGCTGCGAAGAAGGGAAAGGAAGCAGCAAAGGGCACAGCACAGCACAATAATCAATCAAGTGGATGGTTTGGTGGGATTTGGGGAAAGTTCTCTCTCAAGCCCAAAAATCAAATGATCCTTCCTGATGATAAGAATCCCact ATTGTTTGGGATCCGGATAAGAAAAAGTGGGTCAATACTGATGGTGAAGCTGATGAGGCAGAGAGCTTCAAGCCACCACCTAAAATGGCTGATTTTGCTGCACCACAATCAAATCATGAGTACTCGGTTCCGCACCCTGAAAATCTTCCTCAGCAAATTCCTCAACCAACACCCCAAAGTACTCCAGCCCCAGCAATAGTCGCGGCCCCTCTACCATCCACAGATGGAGCTCCAGTGCCCAAAGGGAACAATCTTCAATCAAATATGTTTAAAATGCAGCGAAATAGAA ctttgaaaaattcctacGTAGACGTTTTCAATCCAAGTGGTGCCCCAATGAAGTCAGCTCAACCCGTTATGGCGCCAACATTGCCTTCGGTTCCGCAGACTGGCTTTTTCGTTCCTCCAACTGGAAGTGGTGCTAATTTATCGTCGGAACAAGCAGAt AATACACCCCAATTTTATAATCCAAATCAATTTGGTAATTTTCAACAGTAG